In the genome of Syntrophomonadaceae bacterium, one region contains:
- a CDS encoding DEAD/DEAH box helicase family protein, with the protein MPRGNLFGKTWWGKAWVEAMEKIDYSTSRLIRGKSYANGGKVSKVQIETNGKLLARVKGTRATPYKITIKLNEFSSREKKVIEAIIARDPALAAELAMGRLPENILHLLREQKISLFPEAWDDITATCSCPDWANPCKHLAAVYYLIANEIDKDPLILFKLRHLDPAAIMQAAGFGNLQSGAVSPPIEGVPAGAPGFKSFREAHSAVRDHLIGEPREDNGNTKRQGWREPGKSPVDLSGLAASRESEAIFALLNDFPMFYPAGNFKELLLKAYRNIAGSVEKLELRENGLSFKDLSFTLICPAAGQLRKNLLKKQPMQQIDRQFIFFAASLASGKEKLLPAFFQAGEEKTLAIPLAEGDKLTLRRKKGSQLPLKTVLDLFLSLPYGLPANHTSPWADFLNAVTAVARALASSASFVPVLRDLAGEANGQGSFYIVYRPLDRSEKLPAIIDYLAAIMPPGFLYCPKEKGVLEVRAAVEELLTLILTHIVCCYAGLKPHAGDKVARAFFCGESYLAEKFEEQQTAKAISNWLGWLNLRPAGIAPVIEIGMPRPGGEKFTLRVMVTDKKDPLAPMVRLKEVFAADKAELFSLPIQFVRQEVAHQLTVAGEHVPTLKKLLSFKGEKLATLSPSTLAEFLTKGQQICFLLGIGAIIPKALQHIAIPRLALAAKTRTSKEKTVSYLNLDEMLEFSWQVSLGGLTMSGEEFRKLTESAAGVVQFRDQYLLVQPEDISNILQKLHQPAPRLSAMETLQAAVTNEAAGVILNPDQALRQLIDDLSVVREISLPAGLMASLRPYQQRGFLWLYNNTIRGLGSCLADDMGLGKTVQVIALILKLKEEGRLEKPALVVCPTTLLSNWVKECKKFAPSLTVTVYHGASRELAVKGMDLIVTSYGILRRDVAKFKKTTWGMVVIDEAQNIKNPESNQAKSVKALTAMGYIAMSGTPVENRLLELWSIFDFINSGYLGRRQDFASRFAHPIEKYRDGEKIEQLRRATAPFLLRRLKSDRSIIKDLPPKIVKEEYCYLSKEQAALYQQVVENMIREIEDSDGIARKGLVFKLMTALKQICNHPVHYTKKGQAVKEHSGKAMKALAVLEQALAAGEKTLLFTQYREMGELLVELIRDELQVEPLFFHGGVPRQQRDEMVEKFQGEDGLPVMIVSLKAGGTGLNLTAATNVVHYDLWWNPAVEDQATDRTYRIGQDRTVMVHRLLSLGTFEEKINDLMQAKRELAELTVAVGETSLSELSNQELRDLFQLDTKTLQQDPL; encoded by the coding sequence ATGCCAAGAGGTAACCTGTTTGGCAAAACCTGGTGGGGCAAGGCCTGGGTTGAAGCTATGGAAAAAATAGACTACAGCACCAGCCGCCTCATCCGCGGGAAAAGCTACGCCAACGGCGGCAAGGTGAGCAAGGTTCAGATTGAGACCAACGGAAAGTTGCTGGCCAGGGTCAAGGGCACCCGCGCCACGCCATACAAAATTACAATCAAGCTCAATGAGTTTTCCTCGAGAGAGAAAAAGGTAATCGAGGCCATTATTGCCAGGGACCCGGCCCTGGCTGCCGAGCTAGCCATGGGTCGGCTGCCAGAAAACATTCTACATCTTCTTCGGGAGCAAAAAATCTCCCTTTTTCCCGAGGCTTGGGACGACATCACAGCTACCTGCTCCTGTCCCGATTGGGCAAACCCGTGCAAGCATCTGGCGGCAGTTTACTACCTCATTGCCAACGAGATTGATAAGGACCCATTAATCCTGTTCAAGTTGCGGCATCTGGATCCCGCCGCAATCATGCAGGCGGCAGGCTTTGGCAACCTGCAGTCTGGCGCCGTCTCCCCGCCTATTGAAGGCGTTCCTGCCGGGGCTCCCGGCTTTAAATCTTTTCGCGAGGCCCACTCTGCGGTCCGGGATCATTTAATTGGGGAACCCAGAGAAGATAATGGCAATACCAAGCGACAGGGCTGGCGGGAGCCAGGAAAATCGCCTGTAGACCTAAGCGGGCTGGCCGCCAGCAGGGAAAGTGAAGCTATTTTCGCCCTGTTGAACGATTTTCCAATGTTCTATCCCGCCGGAAATTTTAAGGAGTTATTGTTAAAGGCCTACAGAAACATCGCCGGTTCTGTGGAAAAACTTGAGCTGCGGGAAAACGGCCTGTCCTTTAAAGATCTGTCCTTTACCCTGATCTGCCCTGCAGCCGGGCAGCTCAGAAAAAATCTCCTGAAAAAACAGCCGATGCAGCAAATTGACAGGCAATTTATCTTTTTTGCCGCTTCCCTCGCTTCAGGCAAGGAGAAACTTTTGCCGGCCTTTTTCCAGGCAGGCGAAGAAAAGACCCTCGCCATCCCACTGGCAGAGGGAGATAAATTGACTTTAAGAAGAAAAAAAGGCTCCCAGCTACCCCTGAAAACTGTCCTTGATCTCTTTCTCTCCCTGCCCTATGGGTTGCCTGCCAACCATACCTCCCCCTGGGCCGATTTTTTGAACGCTGTCACCGCAGTGGCACGAGCATTGGCTAGTTCGGCCTCCTTTGTGCCGGTTCTAAGAGACCTGGCGGGAGAGGCTAATGGGCAGGGAAGTTTTTATATTGTCTACCGGCCCCTGGATAGGTCTGAAAAACTGCCGGCAATAATAGATTACCTTGCCGCCATCATGCCGCCTGGTTTTCTTTATTGTCCGAAGGAAAAAGGGGTACTGGAGGTACGCGCGGCTGTTGAAGAGCTCCTGACATTGATCCTGACCCATATTGTCTGCTGTTATGCCGGGTTAAAGCCCCATGCCGGCGACAAGGTAGCTCGGGCCTTTTTCTGCGGCGAATCCTACCTGGCGGAAAAATTTGAAGAGCAACAGACTGCCAAGGCCATTTCCAACTGGTTGGGTTGGCTTAACCTGCGTCCCGCCGGGATCGCTCCGGTCATTGAAATCGGCATGCCCAGGCCAGGCGGCGAAAAGTTTACCCTCAGGGTGATGGTTACAGACAAAAAAGACCCTCTGGCTCCAATGGTGCGGTTAAAAGAAGTTTTTGCCGCAGATAAGGCAGAGCTTTTTTCCCTTCCCATTCAATTTGTCCGCCAGGAAGTGGCCCATCAGCTGACCGTGGCCGGGGAACATGTCCCTACCCTGAAAAAACTGTTAAGCTTCAAAGGTGAAAAACTGGCCACCCTTTCTCCCTCTACCCTGGCCGAATTCCTTACCAAAGGCCAGCAGATCTGTTTCCTCCTGGGAATCGGGGCCATCATTCCCAAAGCTTTGCAACATATCGCTATCCCCCGGTTGGCTTTAGCGGCGAAAACCAGAACCAGCAAGGAAAAAACTGTTTCTTACCTGAACCTGGACGAGATGCTGGAGTTTTCCTGGCAGGTGTCTTTAGGCGGCTTAACCATGAGCGGTGAAGAATTCCGCAAGCTCACTGAGTCTGCGGCAGGGGTGGTGCAATTCAGGGACCAATACCTGCTGGTACAGCCTGAGGATATCAGCAACATTCTGCAAAAGCTGCACCAACCGGCACCGCGGCTTTCCGCTATGGAAACTCTTCAGGCTGCGGTCACTAACGAGGCGGCAGGTGTAATCCTTAACCCGGATCAAGCACTCCGGCAATTGATTGATGATCTAAGTGTAGTCAGGGAGATCTCCTTGCCTGCGGGCTTAATGGCCAGTTTGCGCCCCTACCAGCAAAGGGGATTCCTTTGGCTTTATAATAATACCATCAGGGGACTGGGGTCCTGCCTGGCCGACGATATGGGCCTGGGCAAGACAGTCCAGGTGATCGCGCTTATTTTGAAATTAAAGGAAGAAGGACGCCTGGAGAAGCCTGCCTTGGTGGTGTGTCCGACGACTCTGCTCAGCAACTGGGTTAAGGAATGCAAAAAGTTTGCCCCCTCGCTAACGGTCACTGTCTACCATGGTGCCAGCCGCGAACTGGCTGTCAAAGGCATGGACCTGATCGTTACCTCCTACGGGATCCTGCGCCGGGATGTGGCTAAATTTAAGAAAACCACTTGGGGCATGGTGGTGATTGATGAGGCTCAGAACATTAAAAATCCGGAGAGCAACCAAGCCAAGTCGGTAAAGGCACTGACCGCCATGGGCTATATTGCCATGAGCGGCACCCCGGTGGAAAACCGGCTGCTGGAACTCTGGAGTATTTTTGATTTTATCAACAGTGGCTACCTGGGCCGGCGACAGGATTTTGCCAGCCGGTTTGCCCATCCCATCGAAAAATACCGGGACGGGGAGAAAATCGAACAGCTGCGAAGAGCCACGGCCCCCTTTTTGCTGCGCAGGCTAAAGAGTGACAGGTCCATCATCAAGGACCTACCACCCAAGATCGTCAAAGAGGAGTATTGTTATTTGAGCAAGGAACAGGCGGCTCTATACCAGCAAGTGGTAGAAAACATGATCCGTGAGATCGAGGATAGCGATGGGATCGCCCGCAAGGGGCTAGTATTCAAGCTGATGACAGCCCTCAAACAGATCTGCAATCATCCGGTCCACTACACCAAAAAGGGACAGGCTGTTAAGGAACATTCGGGCAAGGCCATGAAGGCCTTGGCTGTGCTGGAACAGGCTTTGGCCGCAGGAGAAAAAACCCTGCTTTTTACCCAGTATCGGGAAATGGGAGAACTGCTGGTAGAACTCATCAGGGATGAATTGCAGGTAGAGCCGCTTTTCTTTCACGGGGGTGTTCCCCGCCAGCAGCGGGATGAAATGGTGGAAAAATTCCAGGGGGAAGATGGTTTGCCGGTCATGATCGTTTCCCTGAAGGCCGGGGGGACAGGTTTGAATTTAACCGCTGCTACCAACGTCGTCCACTATGACCTGTGGTGGAACCCGGCAGTGGAAGACCAGGCCACCGATCGAACCTACCGCATCGGACAGGACAGGACAGTTAT
- a CDS encoding AAA family ATPase — MHRKLQAEELKFFCDPLSFEFETTETVAPLEGIVGQERAVRSMEFGLSIKHRGYNIFMTGLTGTGKISYAQSLISRIAAKEEVPDDWCYVNNFESPGHPVALRLPPGQGYSFKKDMEELVESLKLEIPKAFAADDYERQKSALFKELQEARGELLEELTRTAGEQGFVLRRTSTGFVSIPLIDGKEISPEEYEKLPSEVREEMENKSAEIQFKALQVMRRIQSAERAIKIKVKELEKRIGLFAVGFQIEELKERYGEPVAGYLNAVQKDILENLDEFRGGEEEEAVPFPWMRRKGEPGVKYRVNLAVDNKDTQGAPVLVETNPTYYNLVGRVEYENRLGMVTTDYGMIKAGSLLKANGGYLILQAREVLTNPGAWEGLKRVLKTREACLENLGEQFSLLAMSTLRPQAIPVNVKVVLIGNPYLYQILYYMDEDFRKLFKIKADFDTEMNLDRQNMTSMASFISTHCQQENLRHFDRTAVARIVEYSSRLADHQRKLSTRFNELVEIIYEADAWAELDGAGVVSGPHVKRAIAEKISRSDKYEQKLQELLAEGKILLDLEGEKIGQVNGLSVQNSGDYAFARPSRITAVTYLGRRGIVNIEREIRLSGQIHDKGVLTLGGYLAHKFAKERPLSLSASITFEQLYGGVEGDSASSTELYALLSSLADLPVRQDLAVTGSVNQWGEIQPVGGVTLKIEGFFKSCRLKGLTGRQGVIIPVQNISNLNLADEVVEAVSAGQFHVYPVASVEEGMEILTGVPAGRAEDGNYPPDSVFGRVARKLEFYHLRLTKGDNNEGEKDSPETK, encoded by the coding sequence ATGCACAGAAAGCTGCAAGCGGAAGAACTGAAGTTTTTTTGCGACCCCTTAAGCTTTGAATTCGAAACCACGGAAACAGTGGCTCCTCTGGAAGGCATAGTTGGACAGGAGAGGGCCGTTCGGTCCATGGAGTTCGGGCTGTCCATCAAGCACCGCGGCTATAATATTTTCATGACCGGGCTGACCGGCACCGGAAAAATCTCTTATGCCCAGTCTTTAATCAGCAGGATTGCCGCAAAAGAGGAGGTTCCTGACGATTGGTGTTATGTCAATAACTTTGAAAGTCCGGGCCATCCCGTGGCCTTGCGTTTGCCGCCCGGTCAGGGATACAGCTTTAAAAAAGATATGGAAGAACTGGTGGAGTCGCTGAAGCTGGAAATACCGAAAGCCTTTGCTGCCGATGATTACGAGCGGCAAAAGTCCGCTTTGTTTAAAGAGCTCCAGGAGGCAAGAGGGGAGCTCTTGGAGGAGTTGACCCGCACTGCAGGCGAACAGGGCTTTGTTTTGCGCCGGACCAGCACAGGCTTTGTCAGTATACCGCTGATTGACGGCAAGGAAATTTCCCCCGAGGAATATGAGAAATTGCCGTCAGAAGTACGTGAGGAGATGGAAAACAAATCGGCGGAAATCCAGTTCAAAGCGCTGCAGGTGATGCGCCGGATCCAGAGCGCCGAACGCGCTATAAAGATAAAAGTTAAGGAACTGGAAAAAAGGATCGGCCTGTTTGCTGTCGGTTTCCAGATTGAGGAGCTGAAAGAGCGCTATGGGGAACCGGTTGCCGGTTATCTGAACGCGGTGCAAAAAGATATTCTGGAAAACCTGGATGAATTCCGCGGCGGTGAAGAGGAAGAAGCAGTCCCCTTCCCATGGATGCGCCGGAAAGGGGAGCCGGGGGTTAAATACCGGGTTAATCTGGCTGTGGACAATAAGGATACGCAGGGTGCGCCTGTGCTTGTGGAGACAAATCCGACCTATTACAACCTGGTCGGACGGGTGGAGTATGAGAACAGGCTGGGGATGGTCACCACCGATTACGGCATGATTAAAGCGGGATCACTCTTGAAAGCCAACGGCGGCTACCTGATCCTGCAGGCACGGGAGGTGCTGACCAACCCTGGTGCTTGGGAGGGCCTCAAGCGAGTTCTGAAAACCCGGGAAGCGTGCCTGGAAAACCTGGGAGAGCAGTTCAGCCTCTTGGCCATGTCTACATTGCGGCCGCAAGCCATCCCGGTTAATGTAAAGGTTGTCCTGATCGGCAACCCGTACCTGTACCAAATTCTGTACTACATGGACGAGGATTTTCGCAAGCTGTTCAAGATCAAGGCTGATTTTGATACAGAAATGAACCTGGACCGCCAGAATATGACCAGTATGGCCAGCTTTATTTCCACCCATTGCCAGCAGGAGAACTTGCGCCATTTCGACCGGACCGCTGTGGCGCGGATTGTGGAGTACAGCTCGCGGCTGGCGGACCACCAGCGGAAACTGAGCACCCGCTTTAACGAACTGGTGGAAATTATTTATGAGGCGGATGCCTGGGCAGAGCTGGATGGTGCAGGCGTGGTCAGCGGCCCGCATGTTAAGCGGGCCATTGCTGAAAAAATCAGCCGCTCGGATAAATACGAGCAAAAACTGCAGGAACTGCTGGCGGAAGGCAAAATATTACTGGACCTGGAAGGGGAAAAAATCGGTCAAGTCAATGGGCTGTCGGTACAAAACAGCGGAGATTACGCTTTTGCCCGCCCCTCCCGGATTACCGCAGTGACATACCTTGGCCGCCGAGGGATTGTCAATATCGAGCGCGAAATAAGGTTAAGCGGTCAGATTCATGATAAGGGAGTGTTGACACTGGGAGGTTACCTGGCACACAAATTTGCCAAGGAAAGGCCGCTCTCGTTGTCTGCCAGCATAACTTTTGAACAGCTTTACGGCGGAGTGGAGGGCGACAGCGCTTCCAGCACCGAGCTGTACGCCCTGTTGTCCAGCCTGGCGGATTTGCCGGTCAGGCAGGACCTGGCTGTTACCGGCTCTGTCAACCAGTGGGGTGAAATCCAGCCTGTCGGAGGTGTAACCCTTAAAATCGAAGGCTTTTTCAAATCTTGCCGCCTGAAAGGGCTTACTGGCAGGCAGGGAGTGATTATCCCTGTTCAAAATATCAGCAATTTAAACCTTGCCGATGAGGTCGTGGAAGCAGTTAGTGCCGGGCAGTTTCATGTCTACCCTGTGGCCAGCGTGGAAGAAGGGATGGAGATCTTAACCGGTGTCCCGGCCGGCCGGGCGGAAGACGGTAATTACCCGCCGGACAGTGTTTTCGGGCGGGTAGCCCGAAAATTGGAATTTTATCACCTGAGACTGACAAAAGGTGATAACAATGAGGGGGAGAAAGACTCTCCCGAAACAAAATAG
- a CDS encoding flavocytochrome c, which translates to MKKKTMRLVLCLVLLVAMLATGMPAMASPRAAASETLIIDGKTASVPVTVVGRASLVQVRALAETFGTVPQWDNKEKIASFTAAGKNIQVFAGQGRVAVDGKEIKAATRILRGRVFVELAPIKEVLGIGKATRTIASGTFTGEARGYGGMLRVEIKTADNKITAVRVVEQRETAGIADPALTRIPQSIVRQQSLAIDAVTGATLTSRAILDAAAQAVTKAKGNVSEWLRPVAAAPVAPGQPAAVRKQTDVVVIGGGGAGLAAAVSAAEAGAKVILIEKMPMLGGNTLRATGGMQAAGTRFQTAAGINDTPDIHYADTMRGGGNINNPRLVRIMVDNANNAMEWLTSLGVSLSRVSVSGGSTNLRGHGPAGGFAAGPPIVQALEKEARNRGINILLDTRATEIIVDSSGRAVGVRAASKELGDLTITARAVVLAAGGFGANLEMVAQYNPALRGFDTNNHPGATGDGIKLATAIGAATIHMEHIQTHPTVVPKTGVLITERVRGAGAILVNRSGVRFVDELQTRDAVSRAILEQEGDTAFLIFDRGLRAEVGVIEDYVRQGLVREGNTLEEVAAKIGLPAGRLTTTMQRYNELVTAGSDADFGKRHLLRRLEVGPFFAIEVAPAIHHTMGGVVINEQTQVIDRNGRVIPGLFAAGEVTGGIHGNNRLGGNAVTDITVFGRIAGKSAADSR; encoded by the coding sequence TTGAAAAAGAAAACCATGCGATTGGTGTTGTGTTTAGTCTTGTTGGTGGCGATGCTCGCAACCGGTATGCCGGCGATGGCAAGCCCCAGAGCAGCAGCAAGCGAAACCCTGATTATTGACGGCAAAACAGCTTCGGTGCCAGTAACAGTAGTTGGCAGAGCCAGTTTAGTGCAAGTGCGGGCACTGGCGGAAACCTTTGGGACAGTGCCCCAGTGGGACAATAAAGAGAAGATCGCCTCCTTTACCGCAGCTGGCAAGAACATTCAGGTCTTCGCCGGCCAGGGGCGAGTAGCGGTGGACGGCAAAGAAATAAAGGCGGCCACCAGAATATTGAGAGGTCGGGTGTTTGTTGAACTAGCGCCTATAAAAGAAGTGCTTGGCATTGGGAAGGCAACCAGGACGATAGCAAGCGGCACCTTTACCGGTGAAGCAAGAGGCTATGGCGGCATGCTGCGGGTAGAGATAAAAACCGCCGACAACAAAATTACGGCAGTAAGAGTAGTAGAGCAGCGTGAAACCGCCGGCATTGCAGACCCTGCCCTGACCAGGATCCCGCAGAGCATTGTCAGGCAGCAGAGTTTAGCAATTGATGCCGTCACCGGCGCTACCCTGACCAGCAGGGCCATCCTGGATGCGGCAGCCCAGGCTGTCACCAAGGCTAAAGGCAATGTCAGCGAGTGGCTAAGGCCAGTCGCGGCTGCGCCGGTGGCACCAGGTCAGCCGGCGGCTGTCAGAAAACAGACAGACGTGGTTGTAATCGGCGGCGGCGGGGCCGGTTTGGCGGCGGCAGTATCGGCGGCCGAGGCTGGAGCCAAGGTCATCCTCATCGAAAAAATGCCTATGCTGGGCGGCAATACTCTGAGAGCAACCGGCGGGATGCAAGCGGCCGGAACCAGATTCCAGACAGCTGCAGGCATTAATGATACCCCGGATATCCACTACGCAGACACAATGCGAGGTGGCGGAAATATAAATAATCCCAGGTTAGTGCGGATAATGGTTGATAACGCGAATAATGCAATGGAGTGGCTTACATCATTAGGTGTCAGTCTTTCGCGAGTGTCAGTTTCGGGCGGATCAACCAACCTTCGCGGACATGGGCCAGCTGGCGGGTTTGCTGCCGGACCACCAATTGTACAGGCTTTAGAGAAGGAAGCCAGGAATAGGGGTATTAATATCCTTCTCGATACTCGCGCTACGGAGATTATAGTCGATAGTTCCGGGCGTGCTGTTGGGGTTAGAGCTGCCAGCAAGGAGCTGGGTGATCTAACAATTACGGCCCGGGCCGTGGTGCTAGCTGCCGGCGGATTTGGCGCCAATCTGGAAATGGTGGCTCAGTATAATCCCGCACTGCGGGGATTTGATACAAATAATCATCCCGGGGCTACCGGTGATGGTATCAAATTAGCAACAGCAATTGGTGCGGCTACTATTCATATGGAACATATTCAGACCCATCCCACAGTAGTGCCTAAGACAGGCGTTCTGATTACAGAGAGAGTTCGGGGAGCTGGAGCCATACTGGTTAATCGCAGCGGTGTGCGATTCGTTGATGAGCTGCAGACTCGCGATGCAGTATCTAGGGCAATTCTGGAGCAAGAGGGAGATACGGCATTTCTGATTTTTGATCGCGGCTTGCGGGCTGAAGTGGGGGTTATTGAAGACTATGTCCGTCAAGGATTGGTGAGGGAAGGAAATACCCTGGAAGAGGTTGCAGCCAAAATAGGGTTGCCCGCCGGAAGGCTTACCACTACAATGCAAAGGTATAACGAACTTGTAACAGCTGGAAGCGATGCAGATTTTGGAAAGCGGCACTTGTTGCGCCGGCTAGAAGTTGGTCCATTTTTTGCAATTGAAGTCGCTCCTGCAATTCACCACACCATGGGCGGGGTAGTGATTAATGAGCAGACCCAGGTCATCGACCGGAACGGTAGGGTTATCCCAGGGCTTTTTGCAGCAGGGGAAGTGACCGGCGGGATCCACGGCAATAACAGACTAGGCGGCAATGCTGTGACAGATATCACTGTGTTTGGCAGAATCGCCGGCAAAAGCGCCGCCGATAGCAGATGA
- a CDS encoding Txe/YoeB family addiction module toxin, whose product MKIKFTEAAWQDYLYWQEQDKKTLRRINQLIQDIDRNGYDGIGKPEPLKDDLSGWWSRRIDDINRIVYQIKDGGVVEIAQCRGHYGDK is encoded by the coding sequence ATGAAAATAAAATTTACTGAAGCTGCTTGGCAGGACTACCTGTACTGGCAGGAGCAGGACAAAAAGACGCTCAGGCGGATAAACCAACTCATCCAGGATATCGATCGCAACGGATATGACGGGATAGGAAAACCGGAGCCGCTTAAGGACGATTTAAGCGGCTGGTGGTCGCGGCGAATAGACGACATCAACCGTATCGTTTATCAAATCAAAGACGGCGGGGTTGTAGAAATCGCCCAGTGCCGTGGGCATTATGGCGATAAATAG
- a CDS encoding type II toxin-antitoxin system RelB/DinJ family antitoxin has product MAQINFRIDDDLKSRADALFNELGLNMTTACIIFIRQAVRQGSIPFEITTKPDLFYSASNMRALQKSIQQAEEGKFVVKTMDELLAMEK; this is encoded by the coding sequence ATGGCGCAAATTAACTTCCGAATTGATGACGACTTAAAATCCCGTGCTGACGCACTGTTTAACGAATTAGGACTAAACATGACTACTGCTTGCATTATCTTTATCCGCCAGGCCGTGCGTCAGGGCAGTATACCGTTTGAGATTACAACGAAACCAGACCTTTTTTACAGCGCTTCTAACATGAGAGCACTGCAGAAATCCATACAGCAAGCTGAGGAAGGCAAGTTTGTCGTTAAAACCATGGATGAACTGCTGGCTATGGAAAAATGA
- a CDS encoding NADH:flavin oxidoreductase: MQLLTTPYSLGEVRMPNRLVFPPISTGYGTSAGKITPELIGYYARIAEGGVGTIIIEATAVSPVGKLHPLSLGIWEDGFVDDLAFLTEAIKSKGASAFIQLNHAGPRAGSKINGQQPISVSELPLNKQDLPRKMTTGDIRQMIDQFVQAAKRARRAGLDGIELHGAHFYLLSCFLSPFTNNRDDEYGGDTTSRTKVLREIIAGIRQEIGDDFTVICRINGEEMPENGIHLPEAKEIARQLAGAGAAALHVSACYLTMPGAEKFMTVPATSIPGPEDPSGAFIPLAKGVKEAANLPVIAVGKITDGKMAEGILAEGAADLVAIGRPLVADPDFPKKIIAGENPAACLYCRNCIFALGSGKPMTCKVNHDLPGSNSSQYSAPSTQKSE, from the coding sequence ATGCAATTGCTTACCACTCCCTATTCTTTGGGTGAAGTCCGGATGCCTAACCGGTTGGTGTTTCCGCCAATCAGCACCGGTTATGGAACATCAGCAGGGAAAATCACACCGGAGCTGATTGGGTACTATGCCCGCATTGCAGAAGGTGGCGTTGGAACAATTATTATTGAGGCTACGGCGGTCAGTCCAGTGGGCAAGCTGCATCCCCTTTCCCTGGGGATCTGGGAAGACGGGTTTGTGGATGATCTGGCTTTCCTGACAGAGGCCATAAAATCAAAAGGAGCCTCAGCCTTCATCCAATTAAACCATGCCGGGCCCCGGGCGGGATCGAAGATTAACGGGCAGCAGCCCATTTCTGTATCCGAGCTGCCCTTGAATAAGCAGGATCTTCCCCGCAAGATGACAACGGGGGATATCAGGCAGATGATCGATCAATTTGTGCAGGCTGCCAAGCGGGCCCGGCGGGCCGGACTGGACGGAATCGAGTTGCATGGCGCCCATTTTTATCTTTTAAGCTGTTTTCTTTCTCCCTTTACCAACAACCGGGACGATGAATACGGCGGTGATACCACTAGCCGCACCAAGGTCTTGCGGGAAATTATCGCCGGTATCCGTCAGGAAATCGGGGATGATTTTACGGTGATTTGCCGGATCAATGGGGAAGAAATGCCGGAAAACGGCATTCACCTGCCGGAGGCCAAGGAGATTGCGCGCCAGTTGGCGGGGGCGGGGGCTGCCGCCCTGCACGTGTCCGCTTGCTACTTGACCATGCCGGGAGCGGAAAAGTTCATGACAGTCCCGGCTACCTCCATTCCGGGGCCGGAAGACCCGTCCGGGGCCTTTATACCCTTGGCCAAGGGTGTAAAGGAAGCTGCTAACCTCCCGGTAATTGCGGTGGGCAAAATTACTGACGGGAAGATGGCCGAAGGGATTCTTGCGGAAGGCGCAGCAGACCTGGTGGCTATTGGCCGGCCACTGGTGGCGGATCCGGATTTCCCAAAAAAAATCATCGCCGGGGAGAACCCGGCAGCCTGCCTGTACTGCCGGAATTGCATTTTTGCCCTGGGGTCCGGCAAGCCGATGACCTGCAAGGTAAACCATGACTTGCCTGGCAGCAACAGCAGTCAGTACTCAGCACCCAGTACCCAGAAGTCAGAATAG
- a CDS encoding PaaI family thioesterase: protein MEDLKREFEKSPYWRLLGLRIVRMEPGFARMVMPVTPELLQLYGQVHGGAIASLVDSAVAAAMGTSMSPGERATTVEMKINYLAPVMEGQVYAESKIVKKGRTLTVGTTEVTDGNGRLLAIASVTYMLLKEKGEEK from the coding sequence ATGGAGGATTTGAAAAGAGAGTTTGAGAAAAGCCCCTACTGGCGGCTGCTGGGTTTAAGAATTGTCCGGATGGAGCCTGGTTTTGCCCGGATGGTGATGCCGGTAACCCCTGAGTTGTTGCAGCTTTACGGGCAGGTTCACGGGGGCGCGATCGCTTCCCTGGTTGATTCTGCCGTGGCGGCCGCCATGGGGACAAGCATGTCTCCTGGCGAGCGGGCGACCACAGTGGAAATGAAAATTAATTACCTGGCCCCGGTAATGGAGGGGCAGGTCTATGCTGAAAGCAAGATCGTCAAGAAAGGCCGGACTTTGACGGTGGGCACCACCGAGGTCACCGACGGGAACGGCCGGTTGCTGGCAATCGCCAGCGTAACCTATATGCTGCTGAAAGAGAAGGGCGAGGAAAAGTAG